The segment CGCGGGACGCCCGCGACGACCGGGCCACGCTCTCCGTACGCGGCTGGATGTGCCAGTACGAGAGCGGCCCCACCGGCACCTGGATCACCACCTGCCGCAAGGCCGAACGGGAGATGCACACGGAGGAGCCGCCCGGCGCGAGCACCGAAGAGCCCGGCGCCCCGGACGAGTCGGAGCTGCCGCCGCTTCCCGACGAGTCCGACCCGATGGACGAGCCGTCGACGGAGGAGCTGTAGCCCGGCACCGACGCCCGACGCCCGAGCCCATGCCTGTCGTCCGGCGGCCTGAGCCCCCGGGGGCGGCCGCCGGGGATCAGGCTTCCGGGTGCCCGCCCGCCGGCTCCGCACCCATCCCCTGAAACCACGTCGGCCCGGCCTCCAGCGCCCGCTTGATCCGGGTCAGCGCGTACTCCTCCAGCTCCGGCAGCGCGTCCACGGCGAACCAGCCCACCTCCAGCGACTCGTCGTCATTGACCCGCGCCGTACCGCCGACCGCCCGGCAGCGCAGCGTCACGTCCATGAACTGGCAGACGTCGCCATTGGGGTAGCGGGTGGGCGGCATGGTCTCGACGAGCACGATGCCCTCGGGGACGACCCGTACGGCGGTCTCCTCGTAGACCTCCCGCACCGCGGTCTCGGCAGGCTGCTCGCCGGGCTCGGGGATGCCCCCGATCACCGACCAGCCGCCGGTGTCGACCCGCTTGCCCAGCAGGACCCGGCCCTGGTCATCGAAGACGACCGCGCTCACCCCGGGCAGCCAGAGGAGCTGGCGGCCGATGGAGTTCCGGAGGTCACGGATGAAGTCGGGGGTTGCCATGGGTTCGACCCTACGGGACCTCCCCGACCGGCCCCGCCCGGAGTACGCGCGCCGGGCACACCCGTCCGCGCGGCGGTCAGGTGCCCGCCGGGGTCCCCTCGCGCGGCCGGAGCCGGCCCCGGATGGCCCGGACGGCGCCCTCGGCGTCATCGACGGTGACGGTGAAGGTCATCCCGTCGCCGAGCCGGAGGATCACGCCCTCGCCCCGGCGGACCACCACGGCGGTGCCCTGCTCGGGGCGCCAGCGGTAGCCCCAGCCGCCCCAGTGGCGGGGCGTGACCTGGGGGGTGAAATCGGCACCGACGACGGTGTCCAGCGGAATGCGTCGGCGGGGCACCCCTATATGGCCGCACCGTACTTCCAGGG is part of the Streptomyces platensis genome and harbors:
- a CDS encoding NUDIX hydrolase, whose translation is MATPDFIRDLRNSIGRQLLWLPGVSAVVFDDQGRVLLGKRVDTGGWSVIGGIPEPGEQPAETAVREVYEETAVRVVPEGIVLVETMPPTRYPNGDVCQFMDVTLRCRAVGGTARVNDDESLEVGWFAVDALPELEEYALTRIKRALEAGPTWFQGMGAEPAGGHPEA